A portion of the Pseudomonas synxantha BG33R genome contains these proteins:
- a CDS encoding 2-dehydro-3-deoxygalactonokinase encodes MQAQLIALDWGTSSLRAYKLGSAGVVLEQRAQAWGIMHLPSEPRDIHGIHCTDGFELAFDSACGDWLDAQPELPVIACGMVGSAQGWSEAAYRATPVDVASLGQALHRVRSLRGVDVHIVPGVIEQAGLPNVMRGEETQVLGVLQGLGAQVLIGLPGSHSKWVEVSEGRITHFDTFMTGELFAVLSKHSILGRTQQPSEQFQAEAFDRGVHVALSKDGRRGVLSTLFSARTLGLTAELAPNQQPDYLSGLLIGHELAGLPDSAKTKPIILVGAAPLCARYQRALALCGFDHVSLAQEATERGLWQLAVAAGLTQPVTEA; translated from the coding sequence ATGCAGGCGCAATTGATCGCGCTCGATTGGGGGACCAGCTCCCTTCGTGCTTACAAACTCGGCTCGGCGGGCGTTGTGCTGGAACAGCGCGCGCAAGCCTGGGGCATCATGCATTTGCCCAGCGAGCCACGGGACATCCACGGTATTCATTGCACTGACGGCTTCGAGTTGGCGTTCGATAGCGCCTGCGGCGATTGGCTCGACGCCCAGCCTGAATTGCCAGTGATTGCCTGCGGTATGGTCGGCAGCGCACAGGGCTGGAGCGAGGCGGCGTATCGCGCTACGCCTGTGGATGTCGCCAGCCTGGGCCAGGCGTTGCACCGCGTGCGCAGCCTGCGTGGGGTGGATGTGCATATTGTGCCGGGGGTTATCGAGCAAGCGGGTTTGCCCAATGTGATGCGCGGCGAAGAAACCCAGGTACTCGGCGTGCTGCAGGGGCTGGGGGCCCAAGTGTTGATCGGGTTGCCCGGCAGCCACTCCAAATGGGTCGAGGTGAGTGAAGGCCGCATTACGCATTTCGACACCTTCATGACCGGCGAACTGTTCGCGGTGTTGAGCAAACACAGCATCCTGGGCCGCACTCAACAGCCGAGCGAACAATTCCAGGCCGAGGCCTTTGACCGTGGCGTGCACGTGGCGCTTTCAAAGGATGGCAGGCGTGGCGTGCTGTCGACCTTGTTCAGTGCCCGTACCCTGGGCCTGACGGCTGAGCTTGCGCCCAACCAGCAGCCCGACTACCTGTCCGGCCTGTTGATCGGCCACGAACTCGCCGGTTTGCCAGACAGCGCCAAAACCAAGCCGATCATCCTGGTTGGCGCCGCCCCACTCTGCGCCCGCTATCAACGCGCTCTGGCCCTTTGCGGCTTTGACCACGTCAGCCTGGCGCAGGAAGCCACCGAGCGCGGCCTGTGGCAATTGGCCGTGGCGGCTGGGCTCACTCAACCTGTAACGGAGGCCTGA
- a CDS encoding 2-dehydro-3-deoxy-6-phosphogalactonate aldolase — protein sequence MLKQALAQNGLIAILRGIRPDEAQAIGQVLYDAGFRVIEVPLNSPEPYTSIRTLRDSLPADCLIGAGTVLTPEQVEQVKAAGGQVIVMPHSDAKVLRAAKAAGLYLSPGVATPTEAFAALAEGADVLKLFPAEQIGPSVIKAWLAVLPAGTLLLPVGGVTPDNMQVFIDAGAKGFGLGSGLFKPGMTVDQVASRAQAYVAAWKALS from the coding sequence ATGCTCAAGCAAGCACTCGCGCAAAACGGTTTGATCGCAATCCTGCGTGGCATACGCCCGGACGAAGCCCAGGCCATCGGCCAGGTGTTGTACGACGCGGGTTTTCGTGTGATCGAAGTCCCGCTCAATTCGCCGGAGCCGTACACCAGCATTCGCACCCTGCGCGACAGCCTGCCCGCCGATTGCCTGATCGGCGCCGGCACGGTGTTGACGCCTGAACAGGTCGAGCAGGTGAAGGCGGCTGGTGGCCAGGTGATTGTCATGCCCCATAGCGATGCCAAAGTACTGCGCGCCGCCAAGGCCGCAGGCCTGTACTTGTCGCCTGGCGTGGCGACGCCAACCGAGGCGTTTGCCGCACTGGCCGAAGGCGCCGACGTATTGAAGCTGTTCCCGGCCGAGCAGATCGGTCCTTCGGTGATCAAGGCGTGGCTGGCGGTATTGCCGGCGGGCACGCTGCTGCTGCCGGTAGGCGGTGTTACGCCGGACAACATGCAGGTGTTTATCGACGCCGGCGCGAAAGGGTTCGGGTTGGGCTCCGGCTTGTTCAAGCCGGGAATGACAGTGGATCAGGTCGCGAGCCGTGCCCAGGCTTATGTCGCCGCCTGGAAAGCCCTGAGCTGA